A stretch of the Archangium violaceum genome encodes the following:
- a CDS encoding TCR/Tet family MFS transporter, producing MTAEPNAPVTPRRAALVFIFVTVLLDILAMGMIIPVLPRIVVGFLNGDTARAAEVFGLFSTVWALMQFVFSPVLGALSDRFGRRPVILLSNFGLGLDYILMALAPTLNWLFLGRVISGITSASISTASAYIADVTPPEKRAASFGMIGAAFGVGFVLGPALGGVLGDTDPRMPFWVSAALSLANAMYGLFVLPESLPPERRKGFSWKRANPVGALRLLRSNPEVLGLASVHFLYNLSHIALPSVFVLYGSYRFGWSERTVGLTMAGVGFCSLIVQGGLVRPLVKRLGERRTLLMGLTFGMAGFVIYGLAPTSTLFWLGVPVMSLWGLFGPSSQGLMSSRISASEQGQLQGALSSLMGIAGMIGPGLFTQTLAYFIGPRLDWNLPGAPFLLAAGLLILAMGLAGRATRSRREAAPLVTTTPTA from the coding sequence ATGACCGCTGAACCGAATGCCCCCGTGACCCCGCGCCGTGCCGCGCTGGTCTTCATCTTCGTGACCGTCCTGCTCGACATCCTGGCCATGGGGATGATCATCCCCGTCCTGCCGAGGATCGTCGTCGGATTCCTGAACGGTGACACCGCGCGGGCGGCCGAGGTCTTCGGGTTGTTCTCCACGGTCTGGGCGCTGATGCAGTTCGTCTTCTCGCCGGTGCTCGGCGCGCTCTCCGACCGGTTCGGCCGCCGGCCGGTCATCCTCCTGTCGAACTTCGGGCTGGGGCTCGACTACATCCTCATGGCGCTGGCGCCGACGCTGAACTGGCTGTTCCTGGGCCGCGTCATCTCGGGCATCACCTCGGCGAGCATCAGCACGGCCAGCGCCTACATCGCGGACGTGACGCCGCCGGAGAAGCGCGCCGCCAGCTTCGGGATGATCGGCGCCGCGTTCGGCGTGGGCTTCGTGCTGGGGCCCGCGCTCGGCGGCGTCCTGGGCGACACGGATCCACGCATGCCCTTCTGGGTGTCGGCGGCCCTGAGCCTGGCGAACGCGATGTATGGCCTGTTCGTCCTGCCGGAGTCCCTGCCCCCCGAGCGGCGCAAGGGCTTCAGCTGGAAGCGCGCCAACCCGGTGGGCGCGCTGCGCCTGTTGCGCTCCAACCCCGAGGTGCTCGGGCTCGCGAGCGTCCACTTCCTCTACAACCTCTCCCATATCGCGCTGCCCAGCGTGTTCGTCCTGTATGGGAGCTACCGCTTCGGCTGGAGCGAGCGCACCGTCGGGCTCACCATGGCGGGCGTGGGCTTCTGCTCGCTGATCGTCCAGGGCGGCCTGGTGCGGCCGCTCGTCAAGCGCCTGGGCGAGCGGCGCACGCTCCTGATGGGGCTCACGTTCGGCATGGCCGGCTTCGTCATCTACGGCCTGGCGCCGACCAGCACGCTGTTCTGGCTCGGAGTGCCGGTGATGTCGCTGTGGGGGCTCTTCGGGCCCTCGTCGCAGGGGCTGATGTCGAGCCGCATCAGCGCGTCGGAGCAGGGCCAGCTCCAGGGCGCGCTCTCGAGCCTCATGGGTATCGCGGGGATGATCGGCCCCGGGCTCTTCACGCAGACGCTCGCGTACTTCATCGGTCCGCGGCTCGACTGGAACCTGCCCGGCGCCCCCTTCCTGCTGGCCGCGGGGCTGCTGATCCTCGCCATGGGGCTGGCCGGGCGAGCCACCCGCTCGCGCCGCGAGGCCGCTCCGCTCGTCACCACCACCCCCACCGCCTGA
- a CDS encoding SUMF1/EgtB/PvdO family nonheme iron enzyme translates to MGFAKLLLLWLVTAVPCENTPPPGMVCIEGGDAIVGADERTPAERPRHEVFVETFYLDAKEVTVRDYSRCERAGACPRLPRPSYYARFQRPELPAVPITWDMAQQYCAFAGKRLPTEAEWEKAARGPEGRTFPWGEEPPSCEKANYKGCPGNTTLPPGSFPPGPHGIYDLAGNGYEWVKDWWTPCYLGCDKACGEACLRANPRGPCDGARPCKGYTQRVLKGGSWYWPEDMLRGSWRRGQNPTSGLHRLSFRCASSTTRLSAWPPRFLTEPPARPADPAPPSEEERAKALAVVEDTDIFQIPLCGRTGRARVDCRDPMSYIKSNEALQYLFGDAIKNVGGGYVGLGADQGYSFIAHARSQWAWLFDYDPTVVRLHHVLRAVVKRAATREDFVAAFSDKRAAATRAAIEEEWSTLPKEERAAIQGVFERARRSLWANYTRQLRPARWTEGFGWLQTDENYRYVRLLFEQGRIIALKGNMLTDKALPSIARAARSLGVPIRVYYPSNAEEQWKLLPPQYRENVRQLPFDERSVILRTLITHRFHKSDSRWHYIIHGGLHAQEHLALPGYTNVWSFMEDRQQVGAFLSSTIVASGTDGAPPKKDRYLDFLSYIGMPSGHTEPTR, encoded by the coding sequence ATGGGATTCGCAAAGCTGCTTCTGCTGTGGCTGGTGACGGCGGTGCCGTGTGAGAACACGCCGCCCCCCGGGATGGTGTGCATCGAGGGCGGAGACGCCATCGTGGGCGCCGACGAGCGCACTCCCGCCGAGCGACCGCGGCACGAGGTGTTCGTCGAGACGTTCTACCTGGACGCGAAGGAGGTCACGGTCCGCGACTACAGCCGCTGCGAGCGCGCGGGCGCGTGCCCCCGGTTGCCGCGCCCGTCGTACTACGCGCGCTTCCAACGCCCCGAGCTTCCGGCCGTTCCGATCACCTGGGACATGGCGCAGCAGTACTGCGCGTTCGCCGGCAAGCGATTGCCCACCGAGGCCGAGTGGGAGAAGGCCGCGCGGGGACCCGAGGGACGGACCTTCCCGTGGGGCGAGGAGCCTCCGTCGTGCGAGAAGGCCAACTACAAGGGCTGCCCGGGAAACACGACGCTGCCGCCCGGCAGTTTCCCGCCCGGCCCCCATGGCATCTACGACCTCGCGGGGAACGGCTACGAGTGGGTGAAGGACTGGTGGACCCCCTGCTACCTGGGCTGTGACAAGGCGTGTGGAGAGGCCTGCCTTCGCGCGAACCCGCGTGGGCCGTGCGACGGGGCTCGCCCGTGCAAGGGTTACACCCAGCGTGTGCTCAAGGGGGGCTCGTGGTACTGGCCCGAGGACATGCTGCGCGGCTCCTGGCGGCGCGGTCAGAACCCCACGAGCGGGCTCCACCGGCTGAGCTTCCGCTGCGCGTCGTCGACGACCCGGCTGTCCGCCTGGCCGCCCCGGTTCCTCACCGAGCCCCCGGCCCGGCCCGCGGATCCCGCTCCACCGAGCGAGGAGGAGCGTGCGAAGGCGCTCGCGGTCGTCGAGGACACCGACATCTTCCAGATTCCCCTGTGCGGACGCACGGGCAGGGCGCGCGTCGATTGCCGCGACCCGATGAGCTACATCAAGTCGAACGAGGCGCTCCAATACCTCTTCGGTGACGCCATCAAGAACGTGGGGGGTGGCTACGTCGGGCTCGGTGCCGATCAGGGCTACTCGTTCATCGCGCACGCCCGGAGTCAGTGGGCGTGGCTCTTCGACTACGACCCGACGGTGGTCCGGCTCCACCACGTGCTACGGGCCGTGGTGAAGCGCGCGGCGACCCGCGAGGACTTCGTCGCGGCCTTCAGCGACAAGCGCGCGGCGGCGACGCGTGCCGCCATCGAGGAGGAGTGGTCAACGCTGCCGAAGGAAGAGCGTGCCGCCATCCAGGGGGTGTTCGAGCGCGCGCGGCGTTCGCTGTGGGCCAACTATACGCGCCAGTTGCGGCCCGCTCGCTGGACGGAGGGGTTCGGTTGGCTCCAGACCGACGAGAACTACCGCTACGTTCGTCTGCTCTTCGAACAGGGGCGCATCATCGCCCTCAAGGGCAACATGCTCACGGACAAGGCGCTGCCGTCCATCGCTCGCGCCGCGCGCTCCCTGGGCGTGCCAATCCGTGTCTACTACCCGTCGAATGCCGAGGAGCAGTGGAAGCTGCTGCCTCCTCAGTACCGGGAGAACGTGCGACAACTGCCGTTCGACGAGCGCAGCGTGATCTTGCGAACCTTGATTACCCACCGGTTCCACAAGTCGGACTCCCGTTGGCACTACATCATCCACGGTGGACTGCATGCCCAGGAGCACCTGGCGCTCCCGGGGTACACGAACGTCTGGAGCTTCATGGAGGATCGCCAGCAGGTGGGGGCGTTCCTCTCTTCCACCATCGTTGCCTCGGGCACGGACGGGGCTCCTCCCAAGAAGGATCGCTACCTCGACTTCCTGAGCTACATCGGCATGCCCTCGGGGCATACGGAGCCCACGCGGTGA
- a CDS encoding M14 family metallopeptidase: protein MRFPGALILALLLVAGSARGEGYPIPRGEHPVAWKEEGSVGEWRIEEEALALGKPRATRNFFVQEQAVASPVPFVRARIQNSARADLAILFRAKVRATEPLFSLTGYGFYLDARSETLGFVRYDGTRPDDSGVRSKVRGLAKVGELEIVLFLAGPAFAAHVYDARTKAELASLVWSDPAFSEGSLGVYANKSQPPEVKVSLFVPDPPPQEASARDGLPSGWLVRVERGLRFAPELRRHLRRAAREPDSDVYVASELGVHLLRTRAIRTRDVRPGVPYRFQDASFEERLARARKAPVRDAFVEGIKDPELIERAMRALAARAPERTRLIEIGRTHEDRPILALLIGESLDDRSRPAVLLCGGTHANEVVTPEPPLDAARWLLENPGDPRAARWLRTFHFVIVPLINPDGSQGYWHESTERGRTNRRRDAQAVELGLREYGVDLNRNYPFRWKNIEDRFNSDDPRSRFFRGPSAGSEPEVQAMMRLGEAWRFVAMVSYHAAASRVLVPYTVEGAREPKPSAAWAVAPAMIDAVHRLPDGKRYEAVSRLYPVGGTDQDWFYWSFGTLAYLVELPFSAPSARRPLAPMLEGARTLWQVLVDRFLEGPSLTVRVPEAFRAEGPVTVAIDEIAWPNGERFSSHPESGVFHTYLPAVGRYTVRATSSSGRTVSRTVEVGAGHEVVALEP, encoded by the coding sequence GTGAGATTCCCGGGAGCGCTCATCCTCGCCCTCCTGCTCGTCGCGGGCAGCGCGCGGGGGGAGGGCTATCCCATTCCTCGCGGAGAGCACCCGGTCGCGTGGAAGGAGGAAGGGTCCGTCGGAGAGTGGCGGATCGAGGAGGAGGCGCTCGCACTCGGCAAGCCGCGCGCGACCCGCAACTTCTTCGTCCAGGAGCAGGCGGTCGCGTCCCCGGTGCCCTTCGTGCGCGCGCGGATCCAGAACTCCGCTCGCGCCGATCTGGCGATCCTGTTCCGCGCGAAGGTTCGCGCGACCGAGCCCCTGTTCTCGCTCACGGGTTATGGCTTCTACCTGGATGCGCGCAGCGAGACGCTCGGGTTCGTGCGCTACGACGGGACGCGCCCCGACGACAGCGGCGTGCGTTCCAAGGTGCGCGGGCTCGCGAAGGTGGGGGAGCTCGAGATCGTGCTCTTCCTCGCCGGGCCCGCCTTCGCCGCCCATGTGTACGACGCCCGCACCAAGGCGGAGCTCGCGAGCCTCGTCTGGTCCGACCCGGCGTTCTCCGAGGGCTCGCTCGGGGTGTACGCGAACAAGAGCCAGCCTCCCGAGGTGAAGGTCTCCCTGTTCGTGCCGGACCCACCACCCCAGGAGGCCTCGGCGCGTGATGGTCTCCCGTCCGGGTGGCTCGTGCGCGTCGAGCGGGGCCTGCGGTTCGCTCCGGAGCTGCGCCGCCATCTGCGCCGCGCCGCACGCGAGCCGGACTCCGACGTGTACGTGGCCAGCGAGCTCGGCGTGCACCTCCTGCGCACACGCGCCATCCGGACGCGCGATGTGCGGCCCGGTGTTCCATACCGCTTCCAGGACGCCTCCTTCGAGGAGCGCCTCGCGCGTGCACGCAAGGCGCCCGTGCGCGACGCCTTCGTCGAGGGCATCAAGGACCCCGAGCTCATCGAACGTGCGATGCGGGCGCTCGCCGCGCGCGCCCCGGAGCGCACGCGCCTCATCGAGATCGGCCGCACGCACGAGGACCGGCCGATTCTCGCGCTGCTCATTGGCGAGTCGCTCGATGATCGCTCACGCCCGGCGGTGCTGCTGTGCGGCGGTACCCATGCGAACGAGGTGGTCACTCCCGAGCCGCCGCTCGACGCCGCGCGCTGGCTGTTGGAGAACCCGGGAGATCCGCGCGCCGCACGCTGGTTGCGCACGTTCCACTTCGTGATCGTCCCGCTCATCAACCCCGACGGCAGCCAGGGGTACTGGCACGAGTCCACCGAGCGCGGGCGCACCAACCGGCGGCGGGACGCGCAGGCGGTCGAGCTGGGTCTCCGCGAGTACGGAGTCGACCTCAACCGCAACTATCCCTTCAGGTGGAAGAACATCGAGGATCGCTTCAACAGCGATGATCCGCGCTCGCGGTTCTTCCGAGGACCGTCCGCGGGCTCGGAGCCCGAGGTACAGGCGATGATGCGGCTGGGCGAGGCGTGGCGCTTCGTCGCGATGGTGTCGTACCACGCGGCCGCGAGCCGCGTGCTCGTGCCGTACACCGTCGAGGGGGCTCGTGAGCCGAAGCCCTCGGCCGCGTGGGCGGTGGCGCCCGCCATGATCGACGCGGTCCACCGGCTCCCCGACGGCAAGCGCTACGAGGCCGTGAGCCGCCTCTATCCGGTGGGGGGAACGGATCAGGATTGGTTCTATTGGAGCTTCGGGACGCTCGCGTATCTGGTGGAGCTGCCGTTCTCGGCCCCGAGTGCGCGCCGGCCGCTCGCGCCGATGCTCGAGGGCGCACGGACCCTCTGGCAGGTCCTGGTCGATCGATTCCTCGAGGGTCCGTCGCTCACGGTCCGGGTGCCCGAGGCGTTCCGGGCGGAAGGGCCCGTCACCGTGGCCATCGACGAGATCGCCTGGCCCAATGGGGAGCGCTTCTCCTCGCACCCGGAGTCCGGCGTGTTCCACACCTACCTCCCAGCAGTCGGGCGCTACACGGTGCGCGCCACGAGTTCGTCTGGGAGGACGGTGTCGCGCACCGTCGAGGTGGGCGCGGGCCACGAGGTCGTCGCGCTCGAGCCGTGA
- a CDS encoding heavy metal-binding domain-containing protein — MSLSTKLVAGALALGLSACAFGAAERVPSLSDPSNPEAPESPVRGMAAVLADNASAFPSHPAPSGAAKHSEHSHAGGADAGTPAATGYVCPMHPEVTSPEPGRCPKCGMKLVPQKPAESKPSGGHEHSHGHEGHR; from the coding sequence ATGTCTCTCTCGACGAAGCTCGTGGCCGGAGCCCTGGCTCTTGGCCTGTCCGCTTGTGCCTTCGGTGCCGCGGAGCGTGTCCCTTCTCTGTCCGATCCCTCCAACCCGGAGGCGCCCGAGTCTCCGGTGCGTGGCATGGCCGCCGTGCTGGCCGACAATGCCTCCGCCTTCCCGTCCCATCCGGCTCCATCGGGGGCGGCGAAACATTCGGAACACTCACACGCCGGTGGTGCGGACGCGGGCACTCCCGCCGCCACCGGCTACGTGTGCCCGATGCATCCAGAGGTCACCTCGCCCGAGCCGGGGCGCTGCCCGAAGTGCGGAATGAAGCTCGTTCCCCAGAAGCCCGCGGAGTCCAAGCCCTCGGGTGGGCATGAACACTCCCACGGACACGAGGGCCACCGATGA
- a CDS encoding TolC family protein encodes MSRLLPMVALSLFAAGCATLSPERGHAELGALVRERVSVPTGWEKGSPPAEEVRTHVLELLRDGLSREEAVRIALVNNPSLQVEYEALGVSQAEMVEAGLLRNPTIGAQVRAPNEPGLGLGIEFSIVQELLDLFMLPARKRIARQQFETDVLRAAHEALSVVAETREAYTAAQAAERLLRYQAQIVAAAEAAATLARMQYDAGNISELDLGITQTAWEEARLALASEELELVEHRERLNRLLGLWGEHTEWAVSESLPELPPEEPGLEHLERLALRRRLDVDAARKEVALMDQSVSLARGSRFIGTVEVGVSTEREPDGLRFTGPSLVLELPIFDQRQALIGRLEAQRRQAERRLTKLSVDARSEVRMARARLQTARRQAEHYAKVLLPLRRRVVEQAQLQYNAMVLSPFQLLEARRDEVQTYRQYVETLRDYWNARNALENAVGGRLTDEKGDAR; translated from the coding sequence ATGAGCCGCCTGCTGCCCATGGTGGCCTTGTCCCTGTTCGCCGCCGGGTGCGCGACGCTGTCGCCCGAGCGCGGGCACGCGGAGCTCGGTGCCCTGGTCCGGGAGCGCGTGTCGGTTCCGACCGGTTGGGAGAAGGGTTCGCCCCCCGCCGAGGAGGTTCGCACCCATGTCCTGGAGTTGCTCCGTGACGGGCTCTCGCGCGAGGAGGCGGTGCGCATCGCGTTGGTGAACAACCCGTCCCTGCAGGTCGAGTACGAGGCGCTCGGTGTCTCCCAGGCGGAGATGGTGGAGGCGGGACTGCTGCGCAATCCCACGATTGGCGCGCAGGTCCGCGCTCCCAACGAGCCGGGCCTGGGCCTCGGCATCGAGTTCTCGATCGTGCAGGAGCTGCTCGACCTCTTCATGCTCCCGGCGCGCAAGCGCATCGCCCGGCAGCAATTCGAGACGGACGTGCTGCGTGCCGCCCACGAGGCGCTGAGCGTGGTGGCGGAGACACGCGAGGCCTACACGGCGGCGCAGGCGGCCGAGAGGCTCCTGCGGTACCAGGCGCAGATCGTCGCCGCCGCCGAGGCCGCGGCCACGCTGGCCAGGATGCAGTACGACGCCGGCAACATCTCCGAGTTGGATCTGGGCATCACGCAGACCGCGTGGGAGGAGGCCCGGCTCGCCCTGGCGAGCGAGGAGCTGGAGCTCGTCGAACACCGCGAGCGGTTGAATCGGCTGTTGGGCCTCTGGGGTGAGCACACGGAATGGGCCGTGAGCGAATCCCTCCCCGAGCTTCCGCCCGAGGAGCCAGGACTGGAGCACCTCGAGCGGCTCGCCCTGCGGCGCCGGCTGGACGTCGATGCCGCGCGCAAGGAGGTGGCGCTGATGGATCAGTCGGTCTCGCTGGCGCGCGGCTCCCGGTTCATCGGGACCGTGGAGGTGGGGGTGAGCACGGAGCGCGAGCCGGATGGACTGCGGTTCACCGGGCCGAGCCTCGTGCTGGAGCTGCCCATCTTCGATCAGCGCCAGGCGCTCATCGGTCGGCTGGAGGCGCAGCGGCGGCAGGCGGAGCGGCGGCTGACGAAGCTGTCCGTGGACGCACGCTCGGAGGTGAGGATGGCGCGGGCGCGGTTGCAGACGGCGCGGCGGCAGGCGGAGCACTACGCGAAGGTGTTGCTGCCCCTGCGCCGGCGTGTCGTCGAGCAGGCACAGCTTCAATACAACGCCATGGTGTTGAGCCCGTTCCAGCTGCTCGAGGCGCGGCGCGATGAAGTGCAGACATACCGGCAGTACGTGGAGACGCTGAGGGATTACTGGAACGCCCGGAACGCGTTGGAGAACGCGGTGGGCGGCCGACTGACGGACGAGAAGGGAGACGCGCGATGA
- a CDS encoding multicopper oxidase family protein: MSTRDTKGLSRRQMLVASGVGVAGGALLASREVRAETLQAGSRHLPPARPGRDYQPVVVPNGSKLPWKVVNGVKVFHMVAEEVEHEFAPGLKALCWGYNGRVHGPLIEAVEGDRVRFYVTNRLPAPTTVHWHGLLLPSGMDGVGGLNQRAINPGETFKYEFTLRQSGTLMYHSHHDEMTQIALGMTGLFIVHPRQPRGPRVDRDFALMLHEWKLEPGARRPDPNAMNDFNLLTLNGKAFPGTEPLVVKTGQRVRIRLGNLSPMDHHPIHLHGYQFRITETDGGVIPESARQPETTVLVPVGSTRTVEFVADEPGDWAMHCHMTHHVMNQMGHGMPNLIGVKPGDFDEKVRQLLPNYMTMGQAGMGDMEEMGMPVPANSIPMVGGHGRYGGITMGGMFTVLKVRDRLDSYADPGWYENPANTQALAAAEADLLRDGIDVNGNPGVTDGNA; encoded by the coding sequence ATGAGCACGCGAGACACGAAGGGCTTGAGCCGGCGGCAGATGCTCGTCGCCAGTGGAGTGGGTGTGGCGGGTGGGGCGCTGTTGGCCTCCCGGGAGGTGCGAGCGGAGACGCTCCAGGCGGGCTCGAGGCACCTGCCTCCCGCGCGGCCCGGGCGGGACTACCAGCCGGTGGTGGTGCCCAACGGCTCGAAGCTGCCGTGGAAGGTGGTGAACGGGGTGAAGGTGTTCCACATGGTGGCCGAGGAGGTGGAGCACGAGTTCGCGCCGGGCTTGAAGGCGCTGTGCTGGGGCTACAACGGCCGCGTGCATGGTCCCCTCATCGAAGCGGTGGAGGGGGACCGGGTGCGCTTCTACGTCACCAACCGGTTGCCGGCGCCCACCACGGTGCACTGGCACGGGCTGTTGCTGCCGAGCGGCATGGACGGAGTAGGGGGACTCAACCAGCGGGCCATCAACCCGGGCGAGACGTTCAAGTACGAGTTCACCCTGCGCCAGTCCGGGACGCTGATGTACCACTCGCACCACGACGAGATGACGCAGATCGCCCTGGGCATGACGGGGCTCTTCATCGTGCACCCGCGCCAACCGCGGGGGCCCAGGGTGGACCGTGACTTCGCCCTGATGCTGCACGAGTGGAAGCTGGAGCCCGGGGCCCGGCGGCCGGACCCGAACGCGATGAACGACTTCAACCTGCTCACGCTCAACGGCAAGGCATTCCCGGGGACGGAGCCGCTGGTGGTGAAGACGGGGCAGCGCGTGCGCATCCGGCTGGGGAACCTGAGCCCGATGGATCACCACCCCATCCACCTGCACGGCTACCAGTTCCGCATCACCGAGACGGACGGAGGGGTCATCCCCGAGTCCGCGCGGCAGCCGGAGACCACGGTGCTGGTGCCGGTGGGCAGCACGCGAACGGTCGAGTTCGTCGCGGACGAGCCGGGTGACTGGGCCATGCACTGCCACATGACGCACCACGTGATGAACCAGATGGGGCACGGCATGCCGAACCTCATCGGGGTGAAGCCGGGTGACTTCGACGAGAAGGTGCGCCAGCTGCTGCCGAACTACATGACGATGGGCCAGGCGGGCATGGGGGACATGGAGGAGATGGGCATGCCCGTTCCGGCCAACAGCATTCCCATGGTGGGCGGCCACGGGAGGTACGGCGGCATCACCATGGGAGGCATGTTCACGGTGCTCAAGGTGCGAGACCGGCTCGACAGCTACGCGGACCCGGGCTGGTACGAGAACCCGGCGAACACCCAGGCGCTGGCGGCGGCCGAGGCGGACCTGCTCCGCGACGGCATCGACGTCAATGGCAACCCGGGCGTCACCGACGGAAACGCCTGA
- a CDS encoding GAF domain-containing sensor histidine kinase, giving the protein MNPTLTLPLESPAPATRGHTTEPLEGEVAAVGRIEAIKTVLRVLLRTTGLRLSVVARVTAESWTCCAVLDEMNFGLEPGDTLELATTFCNNVRNSAAPLRITHASVDPRFASHPAPKLYGVESYIAVPLYRRNGSLFGVLCALDAKPVELGEHLLEIFRHLADLVGYQLEHEDELGQRDAQLMGAREAAQLREQLIGIVSHDLRSPLNAITLSAATLMRRTGLDDRARRGLTRILDSADRANRLIRDLLDFTQVRMGKALPMQRKPMDLHALSQQVVDEMQLAAPERSLVLRCEGDGRGDWDADRIAQVLTNLLTNALKYSPADAGIRIETRGEGAVVLLRVSNGGAPIPAHLLSTLFEPLTRGTQTGGEHRSIGLGLFIVDQIVRAHCGTVEVHSTLEEGTTFCVRLPRRA; this is encoded by the coding sequence GTGAATCCCACCTTGACCCTTCCGCTCGAGTCCCCCGCGCCCGCCACCCGTGGCCACACCACCGAGCCCCTGGAGGGGGAGGTGGCGGCCGTGGGCCGCATCGAAGCCATCAAGACGGTGCTGCGGGTGCTCTTGCGGACGACGGGTCTGCGCTTGTCGGTGGTTGCGCGCGTCACGGCTGAATCCTGGACGTGCTGCGCGGTGCTGGACGAGATGAACTTCGGGCTCGAGCCCGGCGACACGCTGGAGCTCGCGACCACCTTCTGCAACAACGTCCGCAATTCGGCCGCTCCGCTGCGCATCACCCATGCCAGCGTGGACCCTCGGTTCGCGAGTCATCCGGCGCCCAAGCTCTATGGCGTCGAGAGCTACATCGCCGTGCCATTGTATCGGCGCAATGGGTCGCTCTTCGGCGTGCTTTGCGCGCTCGACGCGAAGCCGGTCGAGCTCGGCGAGCACCTGCTGGAGATCTTCCGCCACCTGGCGGACCTCGTGGGCTACCAGCTCGAGCACGAGGACGAGCTGGGACAGCGTGATGCGCAGTTGATGGGGGCCCGGGAAGCCGCCCAGCTGCGTGAGCAGCTCATTGGTATCGTGAGCCACGACCTGCGCAGCCCCCTCAATGCCATCACCCTGTCGGCCGCGACGCTCATGCGCCGCACGGGCCTGGACGATCGGGCGCGCCGGGGCCTCACCCGCATCCTGGATTCAGCGGACCGCGCCAACCGGCTCATCCGCGACCTGCTGGACTTCACCCAGGTACGCATGGGCAAGGCGCTCCCGATGCAGCGCAAGCCCATGGACCTTCACGCGCTCTCTCAGCAGGTGGTGGATGAGATGCAGCTCGCCGCTCCGGAACGATCCCTCGTCCTGCGATGCGAAGGGGATGGGCGGGGGGACTGGGATGCCGATCGCATCGCGCAGGTGCTCACCAACCTGCTCACCAACGCGTTGAAGTACAGCCCCGCCGACGCGGGCATCCGGATAGAGACCCGCGGCGAGGGGGCGGTGGTGCTTCTTCGCGTGAGCAACGGAGGCGCCCCCATCCCGGCGCACCTGCTGTCCACGCTGTTCGAGCCGCTGACGCGGGGAACGCAGACCGGCGGAGAGCACCGCAGCATCGGCCTGGGGCTCTTCATCGTAGACCAGATCGTCCGGGCCCACTGTGGGACCGTGGAGGTGCACTCCACCCTCGAGGAGGGAACGACCTTCTGCGTCCGCCTCCCACGACGCGCCTGA
- a CDS encoding class I SAM-dependent methyltransferase: protein MRPGVELRDYNREAWNRQVAQGDRWTLPVGPEVIAAARRGEWSVVLTPHKPVPRAWFGDLVGRDVLGLASAGGQQGPVLAAAGARVTVFDNSPAQLGQDRKVAEREGLSIRLVEGDMRDLSVFADESFDLIFHPCSNGFVDDVRPVWREAFRVLRPGGALLSGFAQPVIYLFDPELETQGVMQLKYRMPYSDLTSLSDEERRRYTDKGSPLCVAHSLEEQIGGQLDAGFLLAGFYEDKHIEGDLLSEYLSGFCATRAVKPAKR, encoded by the coding sequence ATGAGGCCTGGAGTCGAGCTGCGGGATTACAACCGCGAGGCGTGGAACCGGCAGGTGGCGCAGGGGGACCGGTGGACGTTGCCGGTGGGGCCCGAGGTGATCGCGGCGGCGCGCCGGGGTGAGTGGAGCGTGGTGCTCACTCCGCACAAGCCCGTACCGCGTGCGTGGTTCGGGGACCTGGTCGGCAGGGACGTGCTGGGCCTGGCGAGCGCGGGAGGCCAACAGGGGCCGGTGCTCGCCGCGGCCGGGGCGCGTGTCACGGTGTTCGACAACTCGCCCGCCCAGCTCGGGCAGGATCGCAAGGTGGCCGAGCGCGAGGGCCTGTCGATCCGTCTGGTCGAGGGGGACATGCGCGATCTCTCGGTCTTCGCGGACGAGAGCTTCGATCTGATCTTCCACCCGTGCTCCAACGGCTTCGTGGACGACGTGCGGCCCGTGTGGCGCGAGGCCTTCCGGGTGTTGCGGCCCGGTGGGGCGCTGCTCTCGGGGTTCGCCCAGCCGGTCATCTACCTGTTCGACCCGGAGCTGGAGACGCAGGGCGTGATGCAGCTCAAGTACCGCATGCCGTACTCGGACCTCACGAGCCTCTCCGACGAGGAGCGCCGCCGCTACACCGACAAGGGCTCGCCCCTGTGTGTCGCGCACTCGCTGGAGGAGCAGATCGGCGGGCAACTCGACGCCGGGTTCCTGCTCGCGGGCTTCTACGAGGACAAACACATCGAAGGAGACCTGCTCTCCGAATACCTGTCGGGATTCTGCGCCACCCGGGCCGTGAAGCCCGCGAAGCGTTGA